A window from Deltaproteobacteria bacterium encodes these proteins:
- the ahcY gene encoding adenosylhomocysteinase, giving the protein MASSRGYDVKDLKLAAAGKNRVEWAKKDMPVLRSIGARFAKEKPLKGVRIAACLHVTTETAALMQVLAAGGAKVALCASNPLSTQDEAAASLVKNDGITVYAIKGENRKTYYRHILAALAVRPHMTMDDGADLVSMVHSKKKEYLKEIVGGTEETTTGVIRLSAMGEKGVLRYPIIAVNEAKTKHFFDNRYGTGQSTLDGILRATNRLLAGSCFVVAGYGWCGRGLAMRARGMGARVVVTEIDPLPALEALMDGFEVVPMAEAAKVGDFFCTVTGNLHVVRREHFERMKDGAIVCNSGHFNVEIDIPALAKMAKSVRTVRPFVEEYVLRDGRAIHVLGEGRLINLAAAEGHPANVMDMSFANQALSAEYMVRNHGALSNTVHLVPEAIDREIARLKLAASGARIDRLTPEQRNYLASWEMGT; this is encoded by the coding sequence ATGGCTTCCAGTAGAGGGTACGACGTCAAGGATCTGAAGCTCGCCGCCGCGGGGAAAAACCGCGTCGAGTGGGCCAAGAAGGACATGCCGGTGCTCCGCTCGATCGGGGCGCGGTTCGCGAAAGAGAAGCCGCTCAAGGGCGTCCGGATTGCCGCCTGCCTCCACGTGACCACGGAGACCGCGGCGCTCATGCAGGTGCTGGCGGCGGGCGGGGCGAAGGTCGCCCTGTGCGCCTCCAACCCCCTTTCGACGCAGGACGAGGCGGCCGCTTCCCTCGTGAAGAACGACGGCATCACCGTCTACGCGATCAAGGGGGAGAATCGGAAGACGTACTACCGGCACATTCTCGCGGCCCTCGCCGTGCGGCCCCACATGACGATGGACGACGGGGCGGACCTGGTCTCGATGGTCCACTCGAAGAAGAAGGAGTACCTGAAGGAGATCGTCGGGGGCACCGAGGAAACGACCACGGGCGTCATCCGGTTGAGCGCGATGGGAGAGAAGGGGGTCCTGCGGTACCCCATCATCGCGGTGAACGAGGCGAAGACGAAGCACTTCTTCGATAACCGGTATGGAACGGGGCAGTCGACGCTCGACGGCATCCTTCGGGCGACGAACCGGCTGCTGGCGGGGAGCTGTTTCGTCGTGGCCGGCTACGGCTGGTGCGGACGTGGGCTGGCGATGCGGGCCCGGGGAATGGGCGCCCGCGTGGTCGTCACCGAGATCGATCCCCTTCCGGCGCTCGAGGCGCTGATGGACGGCTTCGAGGTGGTGCCGATGGCCGAGGCTGCGAAGGTCGGGGACTTCTTCTGCACCGTCACCGGGAACCTGCACGTGGTCCGCAGGGAGCATTTCGAGCGGATGAAGGACGGGGCGATCGTGTGCAACTCCGGCCACTTCAACGTCGAGATCGACATCCCGGCGCTTGCGAAGATGGCGAAGTCGGTGCGCACGGTCAGGCCGTTTGTCGAGGAGTACGTCCTGAGGGACGGCCGCGCGATCCACGTCCTGGGAGAGGGGCGGCTGATCAACCTGGCGGCCGCGGAAGGGCACCCGGCGAACGTGATGGACATGAGCTTCGCCAACCAGGCGCTTTCGGCGGAGTACATGGTCCGGAACCACGGGGCGCTGTCGAACACCGTCCACCTGGTCCCCGAGGCGATCGACCGGGAGATCGCGCGGCTCAAGCTCGCGGCCTCCGGCGCCCGGATCGACCGCCTCACGCCGGAGCAGCGCAACTACCTCGCCTCCTGGGAAATGGGGACCTAA
- the lptG gene encoding LPS export ABC transporter permease LptG — translation MTVLSRYLFREFLRAAAACILGFLLLFLLIDFVDHAEKLLRHNAGFREIGWYYLTRVPGIFVLISPVGTMLAVLVAVSLRVRSNELTAIFSGGVSLLRVCVPILVGCALVSALSLLCSEVLAPAANRHAREIERLRVRPGTVAAQFSGNRYWMRGERGILSAQVVDGPSRSLRGFQYIEVDPDFRPLRRIESRRARLLPDGAWELAEGRERVLGETPSVAAFSLRTYRFPETMDGFIEGETPPEEMTYAQLSGYVGELRRKGYEARGYETDLHAKIAYPLLNVLISMLAIPFALRSPRSGGAWRSIGLGLLMGFACWVVLSASLSLGRKGMLPALLAAWLPGILFAGSGAALFRGVNR, via the coding sequence ATGACCGTCCTCTCGCGCTACCTGTTCCGGGAGTTCCTCCGCGCCGCAGCCGCCTGCATCCTCGGTTTCCTCCTCCTGTTCCTGCTGATCGACTTCGTCGACCACGCCGAGAAATTGCTGCGGCACAACGCGGGCTTCCGGGAAATCGGATGGTACTACCTCACCCGCGTGCCGGGCATCTTCGTGCTGATCTCCCCGGTCGGGACGATGCTGGCCGTGCTGGTCGCCGTCTCGCTGCGCGTGCGCTCGAACGAGCTGACGGCGATCTTCTCCGGAGGGGTGAGCCTTCTCCGCGTCTGCGTGCCGATCCTGGTCGGGTGCGCCCTGGTGTCGGCCCTGTCGCTGCTCTGCTCCGAGGTGCTGGCCCCGGCCGCGAACCGGCACGCCCGGGAGATCGAGCGCCTCCGCGTGCGGCCGGGAACGGTGGCGGCGCAGTTCTCGGGGAACCGGTACTGGATGCGCGGCGAGCGGGGGATCCTCTCCGCCCAGGTGGTGGACGGCCCGTCCCGGTCTTTGCGGGGGTTCCAGTACATCGAGGTGGATCCGGATTTCCGCCCGCTGCGCAGGATCGAGTCCCGGAGGGCCCGTCTCCTTCCCGATGGCGCGTGGGAGCTTGCGGAAGGAAGGGAGCGGGTCCTCGGGGAAACGCCGTCGGTGGCGGCGTTTTCCCTCCGGACGTACCGGTTCCCGGAAACGATGGACGGGTTCATCGAGGGGGAAACTCCCCCCGAGGAGATGACCTACGCGCAGCTCTCGGGGTACGTCGGGGAGCTGCGGCGGAAGGGGTACGAGGCGAGGGGGTACGAAACCGACCTGCACGCGAAGATCGCCTATCCCCTGCTGAACGTCCTCATCAGCATGCTGGCGATCCCCTTCGCGCTGCGCTCGCCCCGGTCGGGCGGCGCCTGGCGCAGCATCGGGCTCGGGCTCCTGATGGGGTTCGCCTGCTGGGTCGTCCTGTCGGCGTCCCTCTCGCTGGGTAGGAAGGGGATGCTCCCGGCCCTGCTCGCCGCGTGGTTGCCCGGGATCCTCTTCGCCGGCTCCGGAGCCGCGCTGTTCCGCGGCGTCAACCGGTAG